One genomic window of Paramormyrops kingsleyae isolate MSU_618 chromosome 22, PKINGS_0.4, whole genome shotgun sequence includes the following:
- the LOC111856748 gene encoding actin-related protein 2/3 complex subunit 1A-A, translating into MSLYSFGLEPVSCHAWNKDRTQIGISPNSSEVHIYQKSGKDWIKIHELTEHSGRITGIDWAPESNRIVTCASDRNAYVWTLKEGVWKPTLVLVRINRAATCVKWSPQENKFALGSGAKLISVCYFEKENDWWLSKHIKKTICSTVLSLDWHPNNVLLAAGSADLHCRIFSAYIKDIEERPGPTPWGAKMPFGEMLLEQRDCGGWVHGVSFSPSGDRLAWVSHNSSIGVVDAPGGKEVTQLATELLPQLSVLFVSESEIVAAGHDCCPFQYSYKGPRDLSLVKKLDIPKQASRGGLSAMQHFRNLDKKAITEEEQNELESLHQNSITQLRIVEGSKTKVSKFSSVGLDGAMVIWDFKH; encoded by the exons ATGTCCCTCTACAGCTTCGGACTGGAGCCGGTGTCCTGCCACGCCTGGAACAAAGACCGCACAC AAATTGGCATAAGCCCCAACAGCAGTGAGGTGCACATCTACCAGAAGAGCGGGAAGGACTGGATCAAAATCCATGAGCTCACCGAGCACAGCGGCCGCATCACAG GCATTGACTGGGCACCAGAGTCCAACCGCATAGTGACCTGTGCCTCGGACAGGAACGCTTACGTGTGGACGCTGAAGGAGGGCGTGTGGAAACCCACACTGGTGCTGGTTCGCATCAACAGGGCTGCCACCTGTGTCAAGTGGTCCCCGCAGGAGAACAAGTTCGCCCTGGGCAGCGGGGCCAAGCTGATTTCCGTTTGCTATTTCGAGAAAGAGAATGACTG GTGGCTCAGTAAACACATCAAGAAAACCATCTGCTCCACTGTGCTGAgcctggactggcatcccaacaATGTGTTACTGGCGGCTGGCTCTGCAGACCTTCATTGCAG GATTTTCTCCGCCTACATCAAGGACATCGAAGAGAGGCCAGGACCCACACCCTGGGGGGCCAAGATGCCGTTCGGGGAGATGCTCCTGGAGCAAAGGGACTGCGGGGGCTGGGTGCACGGCGTGAGCTTCTCTCCGTCCGGCGACCGCCTGGCTTGGGTTAGCCACAACAGCAGCATCGGTGTGGTTGACGCCCCCGGTGGTAAAGA AGTCACCCAACTGGCCACGGAGCTCCTCCCCCAGCTGAGCGTCCTGTTCGTCAGTGAGTCGGAGATAGTGGCGGCG GGTCACGACTGCTGCCCTTTCCAGTACTCCTACAAGGGCCCCAGGGACCTGAGCTTGGTGAAGAAGCTGGACATCCCCAAGCAGGCGTCTCGCGGCGGCCTGTCGGCCATGCAGCACTTCCGTAACCTGGACAAGAAGGCCATAACTGAGGAGGAGCAGAACGAGCTGGAGAGCCTGCACCAGAACTCCATCAC CCAGCTGCGCATCGTGGAAGGTTCCAAGACCAAGGTCAGCAAGTTCAGCAGCGTGGGCCTGGATGGAGCCATGGTCATTTGGGACTTCAAG CACTGA